A genome region from Flavobacterium sp. includes the following:
- a CDS encoding Crp/Fnr family transcriptional regulator: protein MALILENIAKHVSLTPEEQELFLSKLETNTYKAKTLLLNAGEVCKHSYFVNSGILRSFNINDNIVEHVLSFACEGWWMSDMYSYFSQKPGQLFIEVLEEAEVVSLSKENQEQLYLEIPKLERFFRILIENSLVANQQRLMDNLSLPAEERFEKFTKKYGTLVHKVPQKQIASFIGVTPEFFSKMKARLLKK, encoded by the coding sequence GCATTAATATTAGAAAACATTGCTAAACACGTTTCTCTCACTCCAGAAGAACAAGAACTTTTTTTATCTAAATTAGAAACAAACACTTATAAAGCCAAAACGCTTTTATTAAACGCTGGCGAAGTTTGCAAACACTCCTATTTTGTAAATTCAGGCATTTTAAGAAGTTTCAATATCAACGATAATATTGTTGAACACGTTCTTTCTTTTGCTTGCGAAGGCTGGTGGATGAGCGATATGTACAGTTATTTTTCGCAAAAACCAGGACAGCTTTTTATTGAAGTTTTAGAAGAAGCAGAAGTCGTTTCTTTATCTAAAGAAAATCAAGAGCAATTGTATCTTGAAATTCCGAAGCTGGAGCGCTTTTTTAGAATTCTAATTGAAAATTCTTTAGTCGCTAATCAACAAAGATTAATGGACAATTTAAGCTTGCCTGCCGAAGAACGTTTCGAAAAATTCACTAAAAAATACGGAACATTGGTACACAAAGTTCCTCAAAAACAAATCGCTTCTTTCATTGGTGTAACACCAGAATTCTTCAGCAAAATGAAAGCAAGACTTTTGAAAAAGTAA